The following proteins are co-located in the Microbulbifer sp. VAAF005 genome:
- a CDS encoding YHYH protein produces the protein MKKWLFAGLCSIAPLALAHVPDSALQACKKLSSGASCTIELPSGLVTGRCRNLPQSHGLACVPERKSAARATGGGAAGGPPAARKHTVVQSDGLQHTVPATEAPITFSEVSISIQGPWRVIEANGISEHKTGTFPNRGNPHEIEVQRYRFRVPAIPQIAAQSTPVPLQNFGIGLNGVPFDPSAAEWYLGNRGRWRYEALSGAIQLGVDDNYAHVQPNGAYHYHGIPTGLLQRLGVSKERHSPLIGWAADGFPIYALYAYADGWEPKSGIAAMTSSYQVKSGKRPKGSKEPGGYYDGTFVDDYHYVAGSGTLDECNGRMVSTPEFPKGTYAYFLTEDWPIIPRCYKGTPSEDFRRGPGNNQRKGATRRP, from the coding sequence ATGAAGAAGTGGTTATTTGCGGGGCTTTGCAGTATTGCACCGCTCGCACTGGCTCACGTTCCTGACAGCGCCCTACAGGCTTGCAAGAAGCTATCCAGTGGCGCCAGCTGCACTATAGAGCTGCCCAGCGGACTAGTCACTGGTCGCTGCCGCAACCTCCCCCAATCACACGGGCTAGCTTGTGTTCCCGAGCGTAAATCGGCTGCTCGCGCTACAGGGGGTGGCGCCGCTGGTGGGCCCCCCGCCGCCCGTAAACATACAGTGGTACAATCCGACGGCCTGCAGCACACAGTCCCTGCTACCGAGGCGCCCATCACCTTTAGTGAAGTGAGTATCAGTATTCAAGGGCCCTGGCGCGTTATTGAGGCCAACGGTATTTCCGAGCACAAGACTGGTACCTTCCCCAATCGCGGCAATCCCCATGAAATCGAGGTGCAGCGCTACCGTTTCCGAGTTCCGGCTATCCCCCAAATTGCCGCTCAATCTACACCGGTTCCGTTGCAGAATTTTGGTATCGGACTGAACGGAGTGCCTTTCGACCCCAGTGCTGCGGAATGGTACCTGGGCAATCGCGGACGCTGGCGCTACGAAGCCCTATCCGGCGCGATTCAGCTGGGTGTAGACGATAACTACGCCCATGTTCAGCCCAATGGTGCCTATCACTATCACGGAATTCCCACCGGTTTATTACAGCGCCTGGGGGTATCTAAGGAAAGGCATTCGCCGCTGATTGGCTGGGCTGCCGATGGATTCCCCATTTATGCCCTGTACGCCTATGCCGATGGTTGGGAACCTAAATCCGGGATTGCGGCAATGACTTCAAGTTATCAGGTGAAATCCGGGAAACGCCCCAAGGGCAGTAAAGAACCTGGAGGCTACTACGATGGTACCTTTGTGGATGATTACCACTATGTGGCTGGCTCCGGCACATTGGATGAGTGCAACGGCAGAATGGTAAGCACCCCGGAATTCCCCAAGGGCACCTATGCCTATTTTCTAACAGAGGACTGGCCCATTATCCCGCGCTGTTACAAGGGCACTCCGTCAGAGGATTTTCGTCGGGGCCCCGGTAACAACCAGCGCAAGGGAGCAACTAGGCGCCCCTAG
- a CDS encoding copper resistance system multicopper oxidase — protein sequence MTESFRTDAVSRRTFVTGLGAGALLLGIPHSSHPNSPTASTATLRGNHFDLSIGYRQVNLTGRERQALTINGGLPGPILRWREGETVTLNVHNQLPDKSSLHWHGVRVPSDMDGEPGLSFSGIRPGQTFRYRFPVRQSGTYWYHSQSGFQQQLGLIGAIVIDPISPEPFSYERDYVVVLSDWSDESPQTIYTHLKKDPDYYNRQQRTATDLWREVRTKGVARTWRDRHQWNWKQLSDRNISQVTGETYTYLINGHTPDTNWTALFKPGERVRLRLINSASMTLFDLRIPGLKMKVVAADGQNVEPVSVDEIRIGSGETYDVIVEPESEQAYSIFAQSMDRSGYARGTLTSDIRLSAEVPAMDHRPVLTRQDLGLGRKTEETDTHFKTTQTAHTEKHSDLPEATEGGWFYGSLAAAGLGSNSPIIHQPSESNFRVDHRALTPANGISDPGVGLRNHKNRYNRRVLTYSDLRSNKPTQDQREPQRELQLHLTGNYERYLWSINGENFRDASPLLFRHQERLRITLVNDTTLPQPMHLHGFWSELETGDGEYLPLKHTVIAQPGSSISYLVSADTYGRWALHSQMLYQRPGMYREVRIV from the coding sequence ATGACAGAGAGCTTCCGCACCGACGCCGTATCGAGGCGTACTTTCGTCACAGGTCTCGGAGCGGGAGCCTTGCTGCTGGGGATACCCCACAGTTCGCACCCAAACTCGCCAACAGCTTCGACAGCAACCCTGCGCGGTAACCACTTTGATTTATCCATCGGGTACCGCCAGGTAAATCTTACCGGGCGCGAACGACAAGCCCTTACCATTAATGGCGGTCTACCGGGCCCCATTTTACGCTGGCGGGAAGGGGAAACCGTCACCCTGAATGTCCACAACCAATTACCCGACAAATCCTCCCTACACTGGCACGGTGTTAGGGTACCCAGCGATATGGACGGCGAACCGGGGTTGAGCTTTAGCGGCATTCGACCTGGGCAAACATTTCGCTACCGATTCCCTGTGCGCCAAAGTGGTACTTATTGGTATCACAGCCAATCCGGGTTTCAACAACAACTGGGGCTAATTGGGGCAATAGTCATTGATCCGATATCTCCAGAACCATTTTCTTACGAGCGGGATTATGTTGTTGTCCTATCCGATTGGAGCGATGAATCTCCCCAAACTATTTATACCCATTTAAAAAAAGACCCGGACTACTACAACCGGCAACAGCGCACGGCTACAGATTTATGGCGTGAAGTGAGAACAAAAGGTGTCGCACGAACCTGGCGGGACCGGCATCAATGGAACTGGAAACAGCTTTCCGACCGCAATATCTCCCAGGTCACAGGCGAGACTTACACCTACCTGATTAACGGGCATACACCCGATACCAATTGGACTGCATTATTTAAACCTGGTGAGAGGGTTCGCCTGCGATTAATTAACTCAGCTTCGATGACCTTATTCGACCTGCGTATCCCTGGCCTGAAAATGAAGGTGGTGGCGGCCGATGGACAAAATGTCGAGCCCGTTAGCGTCGATGAAATTCGCATTGGCAGCGGCGAAACCTATGACGTAATTGTCGAGCCAGAGAGTGAACAAGCCTACAGTATATTTGCGCAGTCCATGGACCGCAGTGGCTATGCGCGAGGCACACTGACAAGTGATATACGTCTGAGCGCAGAGGTTCCCGCGATGGATCACCGCCCAGTGCTCACCCGGCAAGATCTGGGACTAGGGAGAAAAACCGAAGAGACAGACACACACTTTAAAACAACCCAGACTGCTCACACCGAAAAACATTCCGATTTGCCCGAGGCAACTGAGGGAGGATGGTTTTACGGAAGCCTCGCCGCAGCGGGACTCGGTAGTAATAGCCCTATTATTCATCAGCCAAGTGAATCCAACTTCAGGGTGGATCATCGCGCATTGACGCCAGCAAACGGCATCTCTGACCCCGGTGTAGGGCTCAGAAACCACAAAAATCGCTATAACCGCCGCGTACTGACTTACAGCGACTTGCGCAGCAATAAGCCTACCCAGGATCAGCGAGAGCCACAGCGGGAATTACAGTTACACCTGACCGGCAATTATGAACGCTATCTCTGGTCAATAAATGGTGAAAATTTTCGCGATGCCAGCCCATTATTATTTCGGCACCAGGAGCGCCTGCGCATTACCCTGGTCAATGACACCACGCTTCCCCAGCCCATGCACTTACACGGTTTTTGGAGTGAGTTGGAAACCGGCGACGGAGAGTATTTACCTCTCAAGCACACGGTGATCGCACAACCCGGATCAAGCATCAGTTACTTGGTCAGCGCTGACACCTATGGCCGCTGGGCTCTGCACAGCCAAATGCTTTACCAGAGGCCCGGTATGTATCGGGAGGTGCGCATTGTTTAA
- a CDS encoding AbgT family transporter: MTTTTSPSDRQDSPPGRKTAFIRFLDAVEWLGNLLPHPITLFALFAVGVIVISGVASYFGLSVPDPRPVGAAGRAPDGVIEVFNLMSGDGLRMIVTSLVKNFTGFAPLGTVLVALLGVAIAEHSGLLSAAVRGLVLQASKRTVTVIVVFAGIISNTASELGYVVLIPLAAMIFHSLGRHPIAGLAAAFAGVSGGYSANLLLGTVDPLLSGITESAAHMIDPNYSVGPEVNWFFMIVSTFLITAVGSWVTMKIVEPKLGKYDPSEASVDLTQDKVGTLTDAEKRGLKYAGLAVLGVSAVLALTVVPEWGVLRNPETGLVAGSPFLKGIVSLILVFFAIPGFVYGKVVGTMKNDRDVIDAMAKSMNSMGMYIVLVFFAAQFVAFFKITNLGTIFAVLGADTLQSIGLTGPLLFLFFIMMCGFVNLMLGSASAQWAVTAPIFVPMLMLLGYAPEVIQAAYRIGDSVTNVITPMMSYFGLIITFAARYKKDLGMGTLIATMIPYSIFFFIGWTALFFIWVFALGLPVGPGAATYYGG, translated from the coding sequence ATGACCACAACAACCTCCCCGAGTGATCGGCAGGACAGCCCACCTGGGCGCAAGACCGCCTTTATCCGCTTCTTAGACGCCGTGGAATGGCTCGGCAACCTTCTTCCCCATCCAATAACACTATTCGCACTATTTGCCGTTGGTGTGATAGTCATTAGCGGTGTCGCCTCTTACTTTGGCCTATCTGTCCCTGATCCTCGCCCAGTTGGCGCCGCTGGCCGCGCGCCAGATGGCGTTATTGAAGTCTTTAATCTCATGAGCGGTGATGGGCTCAGGATGATCGTTACCAGCCTGGTAAAGAATTTCACCGGATTTGCGCCCTTGGGCACAGTTTTGGTAGCTCTTTTGGGAGTCGCGATTGCCGAGCACTCGGGCCTGCTAAGTGCCGCTGTGCGTGGCTTGGTACTCCAGGCTTCTAAGCGCACCGTTACGGTTATTGTGGTTTTTGCCGGCATCATTTCCAACACAGCCTCAGAGCTGGGCTATGTGGTGCTAATTCCCCTCGCCGCGATGATCTTTCACTCCCTCGGTCGACACCCCATCGCTGGCTTGGCCGCTGCATTTGCCGGTGTCTCTGGAGGCTATAGTGCCAACTTACTGTTAGGAACTGTGGACCCTTTGTTGTCTGGAATCACTGAATCTGCGGCCCATATGATCGACCCGAACTATTCAGTGGGCCCGGAAGTAAACTGGTTCTTTATGATTGTCAGCACCTTCCTGATTACCGCTGTTGGCAGCTGGGTGACCATGAAGATCGTTGAGCCAAAGTTGGGGAAATATGATCCCAGCGAAGCATCTGTCGACCTGACTCAAGACAAGGTCGGCACTCTGACCGACGCTGAGAAACGCGGCCTCAAGTACGCGGGCTTGGCAGTTTTAGGTGTATCTGCTGTGCTTGCCTTGACAGTAGTACCTGAGTGGGGTGTTTTACGTAACCCTGAGACAGGCCTGGTCGCCGGCTCTCCCTTCCTTAAAGGGATCGTCTCATTGATTCTGGTATTTTTTGCAATTCCTGGTTTTGTATACGGCAAAGTTGTTGGCACAATGAAAAATGACCGAGATGTCATTGATGCCATGGCCAAGAGTATGAACAGCATGGGTATGTACATTGTGCTGGTATTCTTTGCTGCACAATTTGTTGCCTTCTTTAAAATCACCAATTTGGGTACTATCTTCGCCGTCCTGGGCGCAGATACGCTGCAGAGCATCGGTCTTACTGGGCCACTGCTATTCCTGTTCTTTATCATGATGTGTGGCTTTGTGAACCTGATGCTAGGCAGTGCCTCAGCTCAGTGGGCAGTGACAGCCCCCATATTTGTGCCAATGCTGATGTTGCTCGGTTACGCTCCGGAAGTGATCCAGGCTGCCTACCGTATCGGTGACTCTGTGACTAACGTAATCACGCCGATGATGAGTTACTTCGGTCTAATCATTACATTTGCCGCACGCTATAAGAAAGATCTAGGGATGGGTACTTTGATCGCAACTATGATCCCCTACTCCATCTTCTTCTTCATCGGTTGGACAGCGCTGTTCTTTATCTGGGTATTTGCCTTGGGACTGCCGGTAGGCCCAGGTGCCGCTACCTACTACGGTGGCTAA
- a CDS encoding DUF411 domain-containing protein, which yields MNRSILIAIAALLTTLALSACAESPDPKKESVSLTTYKSATCGCCKIWVEHAQQSGFNVVAKDVEDLNGVKKQHHISPRYQSCHTTVSEQGYVFEGHVPAKLIQRFLQNPPQNAIGLAVPGMPLGSPGMEVGDRFTPYQVMLLNKNGSSEIYAEINTAQEQF from the coding sequence ATGAACCGTTCAATTTTGATCGCTATTGCTGCGCTACTCACTACCCTGGCATTAAGTGCCTGTGCCGAATCTCCAGACCCCAAAAAGGAATCTGTGAGCCTGACCACTTACAAATCCGCCACCTGCGGCTGCTGCAAAATTTGGGTTGAGCATGCCCAACAAAGTGGCTTTAACGTCGTAGCAAAGGATGTCGAAGACCTTAACGGCGTGAAAAAGCAGCACCATATCTCTCCGCGCTACCAATCCTGCCACACCACAGTGTCAGAACAGGGCTATGTTTTTGAAGGGCATGTACCTGCAAAGCTGATACAGCGTTTCTTGCAGAATCCACCGCAAAATGCCATTGGCCTCGCAGTGCCAGGTATGCCCCTGGGCAGCCCCGGTATGGAAGTGGGCGACCGTTTTACGCCCTATCAGGTAATGCTGCTTAACAAAAACGGCAGCAGCGAAATTTACGCCGAAATCAATACGGCACAGGAGCAGTTTTAA
- a CDS encoding copper resistance protein B — MFKNVAGIAATLWILSAQASYGQAEPQHQHHSYQSSGEDNEEEPMAEVSLDYVELRGDNGGEIEGDFSYGGEQNKFVAEVDYERSSGEIEKNELWALYSRAISANWNFLIGIRHDFNLETTSRNWAAVGITGESPYKFEMDAVFFYGEHGSTAFRLEGEYEIKLAQDWNLVPRIELNFFGQNDEARGSGSGLSEAEVGFRLMYEVTRKFSPYIGVHYEREVGNAADFAREEGEDVDSTVWVLGFRAWF; from the coding sequence TTGTTTAAAAATGTTGCAGGGATAGCAGCAACACTATGGATACTTTCTGCCCAGGCCAGCTATGGGCAGGCAGAACCTCAGCATCAGCACCACAGCTACCAGTCCTCTGGCGAGGATAACGAAGAAGAACCCATGGCTGAAGTCAGCCTCGACTATGTGGAACTGCGAGGTGATAACGGCGGGGAAATCGAGGGAGACTTCAGTTATGGCGGAGAGCAAAATAAGTTTGTTGCCGAAGTTGACTATGAACGAAGTAGTGGGGAAATTGAAAAAAATGAACTCTGGGCGCTCTATAGCCGGGCAATTTCGGCAAACTGGAATTTCCTAATTGGAATTCGCCACGATTTTAATCTGGAGACTACTAGCCGGAATTGGGCTGCTGTGGGTATTACTGGAGAGTCTCCCTACAAATTCGAAATGGATGCAGTATTTTTCTATGGAGAACATGGCAGTACTGCATTTCGCCTGGAAGGCGAGTATGAAATAAAGTTGGCACAGGACTGGAATCTGGTCCCACGTATCGAGCTGAACTTTTTTGGGCAGAACGATGAGGCCCGAGGTAGCGGCTCTGGCTTATCGGAAGCGGAAGTCGGCTTTCGGCTCATGTATGAAGTCACCAGGAAATTCTCACCCTATATTGGCGTCCACTATGAACGGGAAGTGGGCAATGCCGCTGATTTCGCCCGTGAAGAAGGGGAGGATGTGGACTCAACCGTATGGGTACTGGGGTTTAGAGCTTGGTTTTGA
- the radA gene encoding DNA repair protein RadA, whose protein sequence is MATKRKTAYVCNECGADYTKWAGQCSACGTWNSLSEVRLGPDHKDSRAANFTDAQSGYAGSAGAGKVQKLSEIDLSELPRIPTTASELDRVLGGGLVPGSVVLIGGHPGAGKSTVLLQTLCHLATSMPALYITGEESLQQVAMRAKRLGLPTDSLQLLSETDVERICLAAKEVNPRVMVVDSIQVMHMSDVQSAPGSVAQVRESAAYLTRFAKQTGTALILVGHVTKDGSLAGPKVLEHIIDCSILLEGTHDSRFRTLRAHKNRFGAVNELGVFAMTEQGLKEVSNPSAIFLQRAEEIAAGSVVTSVWEGTRPLLVELQALVDDSSLGNPRRVAVGLDQNRLNMLLAVLHRHGGVLVGDQDVFINVVGGVKVMETSADLTLLLAVVSSFRNRVLPRDLVVFGEVGLSGEIRPVPSGQERLREAAKHGFRKAIVPAANRLRNDIEGMEMHSVKTLAEALAVIDMS, encoded by the coding sequence TTGGCCACAAAACGTAAAACTGCCTACGTGTGTAATGAATGCGGCGCTGACTACACCAAATGGGCAGGGCAGTGTAGTGCTTGTGGCACTTGGAATAGCCTATCGGAAGTACGCCTGGGACCGGATCACAAAGACAGTCGCGCCGCGAATTTTACCGATGCACAAAGTGGTTACGCCGGTTCCGCTGGTGCTGGCAAAGTACAAAAACTATCGGAAATCGACCTCAGTGAATTGCCGCGTATTCCCACTACGGCCTCGGAACTGGATCGGGTACTGGGCGGCGGGCTGGTGCCGGGCTCCGTTGTATTGATCGGCGGCCACCCCGGTGCGGGGAAATCCACTGTTTTACTCCAGACCTTATGCCATCTCGCCACATCAATGCCGGCGCTTTATATCACCGGCGAGGAATCTCTCCAGCAGGTTGCTATGCGCGCTAAGCGCTTGGGGCTGCCCACGGACTCCCTGCAATTGCTCAGCGAAACCGATGTGGAGCGTATTTGCCTGGCGGCCAAGGAAGTGAATCCTCGGGTTATGGTAGTGGACTCGATCCAGGTGATGCACATGAGCGATGTGCAATCGGCACCCGGTTCTGTGGCACAGGTGCGCGAGAGTGCGGCCTACCTGACCCGCTTTGCCAAGCAGACCGGCACGGCGCTCATTCTGGTGGGGCATGTCACCAAAGATGGCAGCCTCGCAGGCCCCAAGGTGCTGGAACATATTATCGACTGCTCCATTCTCCTCGAAGGCACCCACGACTCCCGCTTCCGCACATTGCGTGCCCATAAAAATCGCTTTGGGGCCGTCAATGAACTCGGCGTGTTTGCCATGACAGAGCAGGGCTTGAAAGAGGTATCCAATCCCTCAGCCATTTTCCTGCAAAGGGCTGAGGAGATCGCAGCCGGTTCTGTGGTGACCTCGGTGTGGGAGGGCACCCGGCCGCTGTTAGTGGAGTTGCAGGCCCTGGTGGACGATAGCAGTCTTGGCAACCCCCGCCGGGTAGCGGTGGGCCTCGACCAGAACCGCTTGAACATGCTGCTCGCTGTGTTGCATCGCCACGGTGGTGTCTTGGTGGGGGACCAGGATGTCTTTATCAATGTGGTCGGCGGGGTAAAGGTGATGGAAACCAGCGCCGACCTGACACTGTTATTGGCGGTAGTCTCCAGTTTCCGCAACCGTGTCCTGCCCCGGGATCTGGTGGTATTCGGGGAAGTGGGGCTGTCAGGCGAGATTCGCCCAGTGCCTTCGGGCCAGGAGCGTTTGCGCGAGGCCGCCAAACACGGTTTCCGCAAAGCCATTGTGCCTGCAGCCAACCGTCTTAGGAACGATATCGAGGGAATGGAAATGCACTCAGTCAAAACCCTGGCGGAAGCGCTGGCGGTAATTGATATGAGCTGA
- a CDS encoding pseudoazurin — MSSITLRGAILALAMASTSALAADHEVKMLNQGKDGMMTFEPAFLAVAPGDSVTFLPTDAAHNTHSVLSPAEGATWNGSMGEKVTVTLNQEGVYVYQCDPHLPLGMVGVIQVGKATNLEEAKKHAEGMNATIAMNKERLTQYLGQVQ; from the coding sequence ATGTCGTCTATTACTCTTCGCGGCGCGATTCTGGCGCTCGCCATGGCCTCGACCTCCGCCCTGGCTGCGGATCACGAAGTTAAGATGCTGAACCAGGGCAAGGACGGCATGATGACTTTTGAACCGGCATTTCTCGCAGTAGCACCGGGCGATTCTGTCACCTTCCTGCCCACTGATGCGGCCCACAACACTCACTCAGTTTTGTCCCCTGCCGAGGGCGCTACCTGGAATGGCAGCATGGGAGAAAAGGTGACTGTCACTTTGAACCAGGAAGGTGTCTACGTATACCAGTGCGACCCACATCTGCCGCTGGGTATGGTTGGGGTAATTCAGGTAGGTAAGGCAACCAACTTGGAAGAAGCCAAGAAGCATGCCGAAGGCATGAATGCCACCATCGCCATGAACAAGGAGAGGCTCACTCAATACCTCGGCCAAGTCCAATAA
- a CDS encoding alpha/beta hydrolase-fold protein yields MIFPRILLIAVSLLCVGLSAEPESPQSHSSVNTTKHLNYGDEILFSSRILSREIPINIYLPQTFHQASEQHRYPVIFINGTHGKEFFHALTGVVKHLSGVERMPESIVISLNDGGDEPETYLHGMWKHTAEEKFSAQGNPETYSKFLTEELLPYLESNYRALDNRMIIGVSTSSIFPLYALTNKPGLFQSYFFLSAADIFGMGPTSESTFIDEITTSMQTSSNKISAFYFAMADSDMRKDKRHEKILSQINTKLSPYAKENLKLKIEIINNENHYGAFIKATLSAIELNYPHEEWSANYRELISQPGDALQNIDHFYQSLSQKYGFPILPRATRWRNVNKLSHITNLLLKDGRIQEAINVARRWVEYRPNSIDARQSLAQALQQNDGISEASDILKKALEISRNQDKSKTAAINRQIDELKLN; encoded by the coding sequence ATGATTTTTCCCCGAATACTGTTAATCGCAGTTTCTTTACTGTGTGTGGGACTATCAGCAGAACCTGAAAGCCCACAGAGCCACTCTTCTGTTAACACGACCAAACACCTGAATTATGGCGATGAAATTCTTTTCTCATCCAGAATCTTGAGTCGTGAAATACCAATCAACATATATTTACCGCAAACGTTCCACCAAGCATCAGAGCAGCATAGATACCCGGTTATCTTTATTAATGGCACTCACGGCAAAGAATTTTTCCACGCCTTAACCGGGGTGGTAAAGCATCTAAGTGGCGTAGAACGTATGCCGGAAAGTATTGTAATCAGTCTTAATGATGGCGGTGATGAACCGGAAACCTACCTACATGGAATGTGGAAGCATACCGCTGAGGAGAAATTTAGCGCCCAGGGAAACCCTGAGACCTATAGTAAATTTCTAACTGAAGAACTACTCCCATATTTAGAAAGTAATTACCGCGCTCTCGACAACAGGATGATTATTGGTGTCTCAACTAGCAGTATCTTTCCTCTATACGCCCTAACTAACAAACCTGGATTGTTTCAGTCTTACTTCTTTTTATCTGCAGCCGATATATTTGGTATGGGGCCCACTTCAGAGAGTACTTTTATTGATGAAATAACCACAAGTATGCAGACCTCATCAAACAAGATTAGTGCTTTTTATTTCGCGATGGCTGACAGTGACATGCGTAAAGATAAGCGCCATGAAAAAATCTTAAGTCAAATTAACACCAAACTTTCTCCTTACGCAAAAGAGAACCTCAAACTAAAAATAGAAATTATTAACAATGAAAACCATTACGGCGCCTTTATAAAAGCCACGTTATCGGCTATTGAGCTTAATTACCCCCACGAAGAATGGTCCGCAAATTATCGAGAATTGATATCCCAGCCTGGTGACGCCTTACAAAATATCGATCATTTCTATCAATCACTATCACAGAAATATGGCTTTCCTATTTTACCCAGGGCTACACGTTGGAGAAATGTTAACAAATTAAGCCATATCACCAATTTGTTACTAAAGGATGGTCGTATCCAAGAAGCCATCAATGTCGCAAGGCGATGGGTGGAATATCGGCCAAATTCTATTGACGCCCGCCAAAGTTTGGCCCAGGCGCTACAACAGAATGATGGAATTTCAGAGGCTTCTGATATCTTGAAGAAAGCACTAGAAATTTCTCGCAATCAGGATAAAAGCAAAACGGCGGCGATAAATCGGCAAATAGATGAACTCAAGCTCAATTAG
- a CDS encoding AraC family transcriptional regulator has translation MTQQIRAKLLTGFYDQVSQLNGCPETLLNSAGINPEQVEKLEGYLPLSKVTDLVEKASRQLNCADFGLRLAKNQGAAALSSLGAAVLQSLTLGEFLNAAVKQFAAPPYNLRVELEVKGLQTYITFHCLNDLESYIPSDSSLPLELFREFLLGVSVVALQILCGEKFNLEAVHLKSKRPLHDQYENFFGTEVLFSKNSDTLILNSGQLAQPTEKCNPVLRPLLKSYIDKVLSEGESNLIHQVEQLIYCLMPLKRCSLQEVANQLGMHKRTLQRRLRDQELVFEDILDRIRRERAEHYLSRKLPPMAQISNMLGYREQSSFNRACDRWFGITPMKVRRKLLSEAAAKAALEAES, from the coding sequence TTGACCCAACAAATAAGAGCTAAGCTGTTAACCGGCTTTTATGACCAAGTATCCCAGCTAAACGGCTGTCCGGAAACTCTGCTTAATAGCGCCGGTATAAACCCCGAGCAAGTTGAAAAACTCGAGGGGTACCTCCCTTTGAGTAAAGTGACAGACCTTGTAGAAAAGGCTTCGCGGCAACTCAACTGTGCAGACTTTGGGCTGAGACTAGCAAAAAACCAGGGGGCTGCAGCCCTGAGCTCTCTGGGGGCAGCAGTATTGCAGTCGCTTACCCTGGGGGAGTTCCTCAATGCTGCCGTAAAACAATTTGCTGCTCCCCCTTATAACCTCCGAGTTGAATTGGAGGTTAAGGGGCTGCAAACATATATAACTTTTCATTGCTTAAATGACCTGGAAAGTTATATACCCTCGGACTCTTCATTGCCGCTAGAACTATTCAGGGAATTTTTACTCGGGGTGTCCGTTGTCGCCCTACAAATACTCTGTGGGGAAAAATTCAACCTGGAGGCAGTTCACTTAAAATCCAAGCGTCCGCTACACGACCAATACGAAAACTTTTTTGGCACGGAAGTACTTTTTTCGAAAAATAGCGATACCTTAATTCTCAATAGCGGCCAGCTGGCCCAACCTACAGAGAAGTGCAACCCGGTATTAAGACCCCTACTGAAATCCTATATCGATAAAGTACTGAGCGAAGGCGAATCAAATTTGATTCATCAGGTAGAGCAGCTGATCTACTGTCTGATGCCTCTGAAGCGTTGCAGTCTGCAAGAAGTTGCCAACCAGCTAGGTATGCACAAGCGCACTCTACAGCGCAGGTTGCGAGACCAAGAATTGGTGTTTGAGGATATTCTGGATCGAATTCGCCGAGAACGCGCGGAACATTATCTCAGTCGGAAGTTGCCACCGATGGCTCAGATTTCCAACATGCTGGGATACCGAGAGCAAAGCTCATTCAACCGGGCTTGCGATCGCTGGTTTGGTATTACCCCGATGAAAGTCCGGCGTAAGCTGCTAAGTGAAGCCGCAGCAAAAGCCGCACTGGAAGCTGAGAGTTAA
- a CDS encoding MBL fold metallo-hydrolase, translating to MDILFEKGHHLVARFGDLVKEQNGSDGVQANQFVIRRGTKGALIDPGGDLTYTHLTIELSRHLNLSELDLILASHQDPDIIASLPRWMLHSRCKVAVSKLWSRFLPHLVSGFVASRAGAERWQERIMPLDDKGEIIPFSDSEIWALPAHFMHSCGNFSFYDPVSRILFSGDIGASLGGEEGEVKDFDEHLPSMEGFHRRYMGGNWTCRLWAKMIRELNPAMIVPQHGGYFASGDVKERFLGWLERLECGPDLLRHQDFRLPLSRS from the coding sequence GTGGACATCCTATTTGAAAAAGGTCACCACCTGGTTGCGCGGTTCGGCGATTTGGTTAAAGAGCAGAATGGCAGCGATGGGGTACAGGCCAATCAATTTGTTATTCGCCGCGGCACCAAAGGGGCGCTTATCGATCCCGGCGGCGATCTGACTTACACACACCTCACCATTGAGCTCAGCCGCCATTTGAACCTGAGCGAACTGGACCTGATCCTGGCCTCTCACCAGGATCCGGATATTATCGCCTCGCTGCCGCGCTGGATGCTGCATTCGCGCTGTAAGGTGGCAGTGTCGAAGCTGTGGTCGCGGTTTTTGCCACACCTGGTTTCCGGCTTTGTCGCCTCGCGTGCCGGTGCTGAACGCTGGCAGGAACGCATCATGCCTCTGGACGACAAGGGAGAAATTATCCCCTTCAGCGACAGCGAGATCTGGGCGCTGCCAGCCCACTTTATGCACTCCTGTGGCAACTTCAGTTTTTATGATCCGGTCAGCCGCATATTATTTTCCGGCGATATCGGTGCCTCACTCGGTGGTGAGGAGGGCGAAGTCAAAGATTTCGACGAGCACCTGCCGTCGATGGAAGGGTTCCACCGCCGCTATATGGGCGGGAACTGGACCTGTCGTCTCTGGGCCAAGATGATTCGGGAGCTCAACCCCGCAATGATTGTGCCCCAGCACGGCGGTTACTTTGCCTCAGGCGATGTCAAAGAGCGCTTCCTGGGCTGGCTCGAGCGCCTCGAATGTGGGCCGGACCTGTTGCGACACCAGGACTTCCGCCTACCCCTGAGCCGCTCTTAA